A window from Bacillota bacterium encodes these proteins:
- the galT gene encoding galactose-1-phosphate uridylyltransferase codes for MPELRLDPVTGRWVLVATERAKRPKDFVHGDPTTVKVRPERSDACPFCPGNEAQTPPEIFSFRQDGTQPDHAGWWVRGVPNKYPALTWKPTVQPSTSGVFAVKPATGAHEVIIESPIHNASPATMSYDQMAEVVRAYRHRYKSLAEEPEIKYILVFRNHGRDAGASLEHPHSQIAAVPLVPPVVLEELAGARHHYESTGRCVFCDIVSQELEAGARVVAETSAFIALEPYASKMPFETWVLPKAHSPSFEDLDPSRYRELGGVLVDVLGALGAGLDDPPYNYILHTAPPHERCEGYYHWHIEIFPKLTVAAGFEFGMGVYINVTTPESAAEFLRNHVSGLRSGRNSGVQG; via the coding sequence GTGCCTGAGCTGAGGCTTGACCCTGTGACGGGGCGGTGGGTGCTGGTAGCAACCGAGCGTGCCAAGAGGCCGAAGGACTTCGTGCATGGGGACCCCACGACGGTCAAGGTCCGCCCCGAGAGAAGCGATGCTTGTCCGTTTTGCCCTGGCAACGAGGCGCAGACCCCGCCGGAGATTTTCTCGTTCCGGCAAGACGGAACGCAACCGGATCACGCGGGCTGGTGGGTGAGGGGGGTGCCCAACAAGTACCCCGCCCTCACGTGGAAACCTACGGTGCAACCCTCGACGTCGGGAGTCTTTGCCGTGAAGCCCGCAACAGGGGCACACGAGGTCATCATTGAGTCGCCCATCCACAACGCCAGCCCGGCGACCATGTCGTATGACCAGATGGCGGAGGTCGTACGGGCGTACCGTCATCGTTACAAGAGTCTTGCCGAGGAGCCCGAGATCAAGTACATCCTCGTTTTCAGAAACCACGGAAGGGACGCAGGAGCGTCGCTGGAACACCCCCACTCTCAGATCGCGGCCGTGCCGCTGGTCCCACCGGTTGTCCTCGAGGAGCTCGCCGGCGCGAGACATCACTACGAGTCGACGGGCAGATGCGTCTTCTGCGACATCGTGAGCCAGGAACTCGAGGCTGGCGCGAGAGTGGTGGCTGAGACGTCCGCGTTCATCGCGCTGGAGCCGTACGCCTCGAAGATGCCCTTTGAGACCTGGGTTCTGCCGAAAGCCCACTCTCCCTCTTTCGAGGATCTCGACCCATCGAGGTATCGCGAGCTGGGAGGGGTTCTCGTGGACGTGCTGGGCGCTCTTGGCGCCGGACTCGACGATCCGCCTTACAACTACATCCTTCACACCGCGCCGCCTCATGAACGGTGTGAAGGATACTATCACTGGCACATTGAGATTTTCCCCAAGCTGACGGTGGCGGCGGGGTTCGAGTTCGGGATGGGCGTGTACATCAATGTGACGACGCCAGAGAGCGCGGCGGAATTCCTGAGAAATCACGTTTCGGGCCTGCGATCGGGAAGGAATTCCGGGGTTCAAGGCTAA
- a CDS encoding DUF554 domain-containing protein — MTGTAINVATVLAGTALGLALRRKTPDRMAHTVVQGVGVFTIFIGMSMALETKDVLVALFSMAIGSAVGTAVDIEGWLERTASRVEARFARGESGTLARGFIASSLLFCVGPMAILGSIQDGLTGDYRLLVTKAIMDGFCSIAFAATLGIGVALSAGVILVYQGTLTLAATGIKAFLSDAAVREMTAVGGLLIVGIGVDMLGIKKIHVANMLPAIAVALLLARVALRA, encoded by the coding sequence TTGACCGGCACCGCCATTAACGTAGCAACCGTGCTCGCGGGCACCGCGCTCGGGCTCGCGCTGAGGAGGAAGACACCGGATAGGATGGCTCACACGGTCGTCCAGGGCGTTGGCGTCTTCACCATCTTCATCGGGATGAGCATGGCGCTCGAAACGAAGGACGTCCTCGTGGCGCTCTTCAGCATGGCGATCGGTTCCGCCGTCGGGACCGCAGTCGACATCGAGGGGTGGCTTGAGCGCACCGCGTCAAGGGTAGAGGCGCGCTTCGCTCGCGGCGAGAGCGGCACGCTCGCGAGAGGATTCATCGCGTCGAGCCTTCTGTTCTGCGTGGGCCCCATGGCCATCCTAGGATCGATCCAAGATGGCCTCACGGGGGACTACCGGCTTCTAGTTACAAAGGCGATAATGGACGGGTTTTGCTCAATCGCCTTCGCCGCGACCCTCGGCATCGGGGTCGCGTTATCGGCGGGGGTGATCCTCGTATACCAGGGCACGCTGACCCTTGCGGCCACGGGCATCAAAGCATTCCTCAGCGATGCGGCGGTGCGAGAGATGACCGCGGTGGGCGGCTTGCTCATCGTAGGGATAGGTGTGGACATGCTAGGTATCAAGAAGATCCACGTGGCGAACATGCTACCCGCGATCGCGGTCGCCTTGCTGTTGGCACGCGTCGCGCTAAGGGCGTGA
- a CDS encoding peptidase C39 family protein, giving the protein MHAGHIGIGMGFLGAASGAAPIAPIASAALALVALIGLIGLTSCPALAAPVSATVKHSLRADFAGAKSVGLAWSTDAPATVPGEAAVGATSGRIEGLVLEKGPAGYASAGTVTSEPLRTAFAFNNVVPSWNITAPEGTGAVIEVRAGFDDSRWTGWYEIARWGRLRSPGTPGLKKDAFGFVNEDTLELSSKASVLQYRITLVSEKRDATPVLRLVALCYADTTSEDVVPAFAPPSDPARAPWARDLPVPFRSQRSEDPAIAGRICSPTCVAMALEYYGVSVPTATLARQVYDGLNSIYGNWPFNTAAAALYGFEAYVTRFSGFEPVQAEIAAGRPVIISIRFGPGQLKGGPLTSSSGHLVLVRGFTKSGDVIVNDPAGRTEAEGHVVYKREELLRAWRNGVAYIIRPISL; this is encoded by the coding sequence ATGCACGCGGGTCACATCGGCATCGGAATGGGGTTCTTGGGCGCCGCGTCCGGCGCCGCTCCGATCGCGCCGATCGCGTCGGCGGCGCTGGCGCTGGTCGCGCTCATCGGGCTGATTGGGCTGACTTCGTGTCCTGCGCTGGCCGCGCCTGTGAGCGCTACGGTCAAGCATTCCCTCCGGGCTGACTTCGCCGGTGCCAAGAGCGTCGGCTTGGCCTGGAGCACGGATGCGCCTGCCACGGTTCCCGGGGAGGCGGCCGTCGGAGCCACCAGTGGCCGCATTGAAGGCCTCGTCCTTGAAAAGGGGCCGGCGGGGTACGCCAGCGCCGGCACGGTGACATCTGAGCCTCTCCGGACGGCGTTCGCCTTCAATAACGTGGTGCCTTCGTGGAATATCACGGCCCCGGAGGGAACCGGGGCTGTCATCGAGGTACGCGCCGGCTTCGATGACTCCCGTTGGACGGGTTGGTACGAGATAGCGCGATGGGGAAGGCTGAGGTCTCCCGGCACGCCCGGGCTCAAGAAGGATGCCTTCGGCTTTGTTAACGAGGATACGCTCGAACTGAGCTCGAAGGCTTCAGTCCTTCAGTACCGGATCACGCTTGTTTCCGAGAAACGCGATGCTACCCCTGTCTTGAGGCTGGTTGCCCTGTGCTACGCTGATACGACGAGCGAAGACGTGGTGCCCGCGTTCGCTCCACCGTCCGATCCCGCGCGAGCCCCGTGGGCGAGGGATCTCCCGGTGCCCTTTAGGTCGCAGCGGAGCGAGGATCCAGCGATCGCAGGGAGGATATGCTCCCCCACCTGCGTGGCGATGGCCCTGGAATACTACGGAGTCTCCGTTCCCACGGCTACCTTGGCTCGGCAGGTTTACGACGGCCTCAACTCCATCTACGGCAACTGGCCGTTCAACACAGCCGCGGCGGCTCTGTATGGCTTCGAAGCGTACGTAACGCGCTTTTCGGGGTTCGAGCCGGTGCAGGCGGAAATAGCAGCTGGCCGCCCGGTCATCATCTCCATAAGATTCGGGCCGGGGCAGCTGAAGGGCGGGCCACTCACGAGTTCTTCAGGCCACCTCGTTCTCGTGCGCGGCTTCACTAAGAGCGGGGACGTGATCGTGAACGATCCGGCCGGCAGAACGGAAGCGGAGGGACACGTCGTATACAAGAGGGAGGAGCTTCTGCGGGCGTGGAGGAATGGGGTGGCCTACATCATCCGGCCTATCTCGCTGTGA
- the proS gene encoding proline--tRNA ligase, whose translation MEKQEGFVEHIASKAEDFSQWYTDVILKSELADYAPVRGCMVIRPYGYTLWENMQARLDARIKATGHKNAYFPLFIPESFLRREAQHVEGFAPEVAWVTRAGSEDLAEPLVVRPTSETVIGYMYSKWIKSWRDLPVLINQWANVVRWEKTTRLFLRTSEFLWQEGHTCHRTAEEAEEETIKMLEVYRSFLTEDLAIPVVAGRKTEKEKFAGAVRTYSVEALMTDGRALQAGTSHNLGQNFAKVFDITFLDQDDQLKHVWQTSWGVSTRLIGGIIMVHGDERGLALPPRVAPTQVVIVPIAPSAARETVLAMARDIRTRLERVCRVDMDAREEFSPGWKFNEWELKGVPVRLEIGPRDIKAGQVVLVRRDTGEKMTAGIDHLERAVEDLLASVQRGLYERAKRFMDQNTHRLEDYDEFKRIMETQRGFVYAPWCGHQECEVAVKEEIGATIRCIPLESKDSSGRCIRCGSETDLWVYFAKAY comes from the coding sequence ATGGAGAAGCAAGAGGGTTTCGTTGAACACATAGCGTCGAAGGCGGAGGACTTTTCGCAGTGGTACACCGACGTGATACTCAAGAGTGAACTCGCTGATTACGCTCCCGTGCGTGGGTGCATGGTCATAAGGCCATACGGGTACACGCTCTGGGAGAACATGCAGGCCCGCCTTGATGCACGCATCAAGGCGACCGGACACAAGAACGCGTATTTCCCCCTCTTCATCCCCGAGAGCTTCCTGCGCCGGGAGGCGCAACACGTAGAGGGCTTCGCCCCCGAGGTCGCATGGGTGACGCGTGCCGGTAGCGAAGATCTAGCCGAGCCCCTCGTCGTGAGGCCGACGTCGGAGACGGTGATCGGGTACATGTATTCGAAATGGATCAAGTCCTGGCGCGATCTCCCAGTGCTCATCAACCAATGGGCGAACGTCGTAAGGTGGGAGAAGACCACGCGTCTGTTCCTCCGGACATCGGAGTTCCTCTGGCAGGAGGGGCATACTTGCCATCGCACCGCTGAGGAAGCCGAGGAAGAGACCATCAAGATGCTCGAGGTGTATCGAAGCTTCCTAACGGAGGACCTGGCCATTCCGGTGGTCGCCGGCAGAAAGACTGAAAAGGAGAAGTTCGCGGGAGCGGTGAGGACGTACTCGGTGGAGGCGCTCATGACTGATGGGCGGGCGCTTCAGGCCGGCACGTCACACAACCTCGGCCAGAACTTCGCGAAAGTCTTCGACATCACCTTCCTGGACCAAGACGACCAGCTCAAGCACGTCTGGCAGACCTCCTGGGGAGTCTCAACCAGACTCATAGGCGGCATCATCATGGTGCACGGGGACGAACGGGGCCTTGCGCTTCCACCGCGAGTCGCGCCCACACAAGTGGTGATCGTGCCCATCGCGCCTTCCGCAGCCCGGGAGACAGTGCTGGCGATGGCCCGCGATATCCGAACGCGGCTCGAGAGAGTGTGCAGGGTGGACATGGACGCTCGCGAGGAGTTCTCGCCGGGATGGAAGTTCAACGAGTGGGAGCTGAAGGGGGTCCCGGTGAGGCTGGAGATCGGGCCGCGCGACATCAAGGCGGGGCAGGTCGTGCTAGTGAGGCGCGATACCGGGGAGAAGATGACGGCAGGCATTGACCACCTTGAACGGGCCGTTGAGGACCTGCTGGCCTCTGTCCAAAGGGGACTATACGAGCGCGCGAAGCGGTTCATGGATCAGAACACCCATCGCCTTGAGGACTACGATGAATTCAAGAGGATCATGGAGACCCAGAGGGGCTTTGTGTACGCCCCCTGGTGCGGCCATCAAGAGTGCGAGGTCGCCGTCAAGGAGGAGATCGGGGCCACCATCAGGTGCATACCGCTGGAATCCAAGGATAGCTCCGGAAGGTGCATCCGCTGTGGGTCTGAGACAGACCTCTGGGTATACTTTGCGAAGGCCTATTGA
- the ltaE gene encoding low-specificity L-threonine aldolase: MREAVNLMSDTVTLPTEEMLRAMATAPLGDDVTREDPTVNRLEELAAERLGKEAALFVASGTMGNLVAVLAHTQRGDEVIMESECHMYYYEVGGLAAVAGVMPRLIPGRHGVLDPDDIAAAIRGANIHYPTPRLVTVENTHNRGGGTVTPLNVMAAICNIARSRGLATHLDGARIFNAAIALGVDAREIARPFDSVMFCLSKSLSAPVGSVLVGSRDFIERARKCRKMVGGGMRQAGVIAAAGIVAIEKMVDRLREDHENARFLGEGLADIPGISVDLETVQTNMVYLDVAGLGLDTRSFLKELAEYNVKASERPPTGVRMVTHRHISRENILYVLDVVREISARHLN, translated from the coding sequence ATGCGAGAAGCGGTTAACTTGATGAGCGACACGGTCACGCTTCCCACGGAGGAAATGCTTCGGGCCATGGCGACGGCGCCCCTCGGCGACGACGTGACGCGCGAGGACCCCACGGTGAATAGGCTTGAGGAGCTCGCCGCGGAGAGGCTCGGAAAAGAAGCCGCTCTTTTCGTGGCCAGCGGCACCATGGGTAACCTGGTCGCGGTTCTCGCTCACACGCAACGCGGGGACGAGGTCATCATGGAGTCCGAATGCCACATGTACTACTACGAGGTCGGCGGGCTAGCCGCCGTCGCGGGCGTCATGCCGCGGCTCATCCCAGGGAGGCACGGAGTGCTGGATCCGGATGACATCGCGGCCGCGATAAGGGGGGCCAACATCCACTATCCCACACCGCGTCTTGTGACGGTGGAGAACACCCACAATAGAGGGGGAGGTACGGTCACTCCTCTCAATGTCATGGCCGCCATCTGCAACATCGCCCGCTCGAGAGGCCTTGCCACCCACCTCGACGGCGCGAGGATCTTCAATGCCGCCATCGCGCTTGGCGTGGACGCACGCGAGATCGCCCGGCCGTTCGACTCCGTCATGTTCTGTCTCTCAAAGAGCCTTTCAGCCCCGGTGGGTTCGGTTCTCGTGGGCAGCCGGGACTTCATCGAGCGAGCCAGAAAGTGCCGCAAGATGGTAGGAGGAGGCATGCGCCAAGCGGGAGTGATAGCCGCCGCAGGCATCGTAGCGATTGAAAAGATGGTGGACCGGCTGCGGGAAGATCACGAGAACGCGCGCTTCTTGGGGGAGGGGCTCGCGGACATCCCCGGAATAAGCGTGGACTTGGAGACGGTTCAGACCAACATGGTCTACCTCGACGTGGCTGGACTCGGCCTCGACACCCGGTCATTCCTGAAAGAACTCGCTGAATACAACGTCAAGGCGTCGGAGCGTCCCCCGACGGGCGTGCGGATGGTCACGCACAGGCATATTTCCCGGGAAAACATCCTCTACGTGCTCGATGTCGTCAGGGAGATCTCCGCGCGCCATCTCAACTAG
- a CDS encoding amino acid ABC transporter ATP-binding protein encodes MIRVVGLNKHFGRLHVLRDVNFQVYKGEVVVILGRSGSGKSTLLRCLNYLEPPDTGEVWVDGELIDPRRTNLQALREEMGFVFQHFNLFPHLTALDNVTLALRIVKKMPEARAREIGLGMLGKVGLEAKADAYPDQLSGGQQQRVAIARSMAMNPKVMLFDEPTSALDPELIGEVLTAMEDLAKAGMTMIVVTHEMGFARRVAQRALFMHEGSFVEEGTPAELFESPKTPEARTFIKSIL; translated from the coding sequence ATTATCAGAGTGGTCGGTCTGAATAAGCACTTCGGCCGGCTGCACGTGCTTCGCGACGTGAACTTCCAGGTGTACAAGGGCGAGGTGGTCGTGATCCTCGGCCGCAGCGGGTCGGGGAAAAGCACGCTTCTCCGGTGCTTGAACTACCTCGAGCCACCCGACACCGGTGAGGTGTGGGTGGACGGCGAGCTCATAGACCCGCGAAGAACCAACCTCCAAGCCCTCCGCGAGGAGATGGGCTTCGTCTTTCAGCACTTCAACCTCTTTCCACATCTCACAGCGCTCGATAACGTCACCCTCGCGTTGCGCATAGTGAAGAAGATGCCCGAGGCTCGCGCCAGGGAGATCGGCTTGGGAATGCTCGGCAAGGTCGGGCTGGAGGCCAAGGCGGATGCCTACCCGGACCAGCTCTCGGGGGGGCAGCAACAGCGCGTGGCTATAGCGCGATCCATGGCCATGAATCCCAAGGTGATGCTTTTCGACGAGCCCACGTCGGCCCTGGACCCCGAGCTGATCGGAGAGGTCCTCACCGCCATGGAGGACCTGGCGAAGGCAGGCATGACGATGATCGTGGTCACACATGAGATGGGGTTCGCCAGACGGGTCGCGCAGAGGGCGCTCTTCATGCACGAGGGATCGTTCGTGGAGGAAGGGACGCCGGCCGAGCTCTTCGAAAGCCCGAAGACGCCGGAGGCGAGGACTTTCATCAAGTCGATTCTCTAA
- a CDS encoding MFS transporter: MRGTLSLAFSSYASRVRMFSSNARLFLLSSALASLQFGVFQVVLALYVIALGHTRDFLGVMTGFAALVTGIASLPAAAVARATGHRKALLVGTAIAALGAVGVSLSSTRPTLLLFQGLLGAGTAFSYVSAAPFLAENSGDDERAYLFGVNSTMVLAVGVVGNALGGVLPGVSASVAPRLLSPGAAALRATMMIGAIFLAASAAPLLALKEGRSHESRAGGGAASPECPTRAYRPGQKRFLLVWQFVATSVVMSLGAGIMVPFLAVFLADRGASQSMIGLVFAGSMVMTMAGTLLAPVLAERWGKVKTVAYTQLASVPFLLGMAFAGDILFIVPAMLVRSALMNMAGPLDSSFSMEAVSPDDRAILSSLRGMAWNLAWAGGSVAGGFMTERFGYTVPFATTAALYLASAVMYVLFFSKLELRLSGVARGCPLDGR; the protein is encoded by the coding sequence GTGCGCGGCACCTTGTCCCTGGCCTTCTCCTCGTATGCGAGCAGAGTCCGTATGTTCTCCAGCAACGCGAGGCTTTTCCTCCTAAGCAGCGCGCTGGCCTCGCTGCAGTTTGGCGTCTTCCAGGTCGTCCTAGCACTCTATGTCATTGCCCTCGGCCATACCCGCGATTTCCTGGGTGTCATGACAGGGTTCGCTGCCTTGGTCACAGGCATCGCCAGCCTTCCGGCTGCCGCGGTCGCCCGCGCAACCGGCCACCGGAAGGCTCTTCTCGTAGGAACCGCCATAGCAGCGCTCGGGGCCGTTGGTGTCTCGCTATCCTCCACGCGACCAACCCTTTTGCTCTTTCAGGGGCTCCTCGGTGCCGGCACCGCCTTTTCCTACGTGAGTGCCGCTCCGTTCCTGGCCGAGAACAGCGGCGACGACGAGAGGGCGTATCTCTTCGGCGTGAACAGCACCATGGTGCTGGCAGTAGGGGTGGTGGGAAACGCACTCGGAGGAGTCTTGCCGGGAGTTTCCGCCTCCGTCGCGCCGAGGCTGCTATCACCTGGAGCGGCGGCGCTCCGGGCAACGATGATGATAGGCGCCATCTTCCTGGCGGCATCCGCCGCGCCCTTGCTTGCGCTGAAAGAGGGGCGTTCTCACGAGTCCCGCGCCGGAGGGGGAGCGGCTTCCCCCGAGTGCCCCACCCGCGCGTACCGGCCGGGCCAAAAACGCTTCCTCCTGGTGTGGCAGTTCGTCGCAACGTCTGTCGTGATGTCCCTAGGAGCCGGGATAATGGTGCCATTCCTTGCGGTGTTCCTGGCCGACAGGGGTGCGAGTCAGTCGATGATAGGGCTCGTATTCGCAGGATCGATGGTCATGACGATGGCTGGCACTCTCCTTGCGCCGGTTCTCGCCGAACGTTGGGGAAAAGTGAAGACGGTCGCTTACACGCAACTCGCGTCGGTGCCGTTCCTTCTCGGGATGGCGTTCGCCGGCGACATCCTGTTTATAGTGCCCGCGATGCTCGTGCGGTCGGCGCTCATGAACATGGCCGGGCCTCTCGACAGCAGCTTCAGCATGGAGGCGGTGTCACCCGATGACAGGGCGATTCTGAGCAGTCTTCGGGGCATGGCGTGGAACCTCGCATGGGCCGGAGGAAGCGTGGCCGGGGGGTTCATGACAGAGCGCTTCGGATACACGGTGCCTTTTGCGACAACGGCCGCCTTGTACCTTGCGTCTGCGGTCATGTACGTGCTATTCTTTTCTAAATTGGAGCTGCGTCTATCCGGCGTGGCGAGAGGCTGCCCTCTCGATGGCCGATGA
- a CDS encoding DUF6504 family protein, which yields MIGFHHEKIEVTRSGESLDPVSMKWKGKEYRIVEIKKAWEDAAFATPASGRGRSKSWWDQHGRRFYRVAVDTGQTFDVYFDPRKEEWYLSKSWGRPAEET from the coding sequence GTGATAGGTTTCCACCACGAGAAGATCGAAGTGACGCGCTCTGGCGAAAGCCTCGATCCCGTCAGCATGAAGTGGAAGGGCAAGGAATACAGAATCGTCGAGATCAAGAAGGCATGGGAGGACGCTGCGTTCGCCACACCCGCTTCCGGACGGGGCCGGTCCAAGAGTTGGTGGGACCAGCACGGCAGGAGGTTCTATCGAGTAGCGGTTGACACTGGCCAGACGTTCGACGTCTACTTCGATCCGAGGAAAGAAGAGTGGTACCTGAGCAAGAGTTGGGGCCGGCCTGCAGAGGAGACGTAG
- the tmk gene encoding dTMP kinase, whose translation MEKGKFIVIEGIDGSGVTTEAVKLKEYIAMKLNLPVHLTKEPTDGPVGGLIRTILAKRVGAPSHNGKFESIDPRCLALLFAADRVDHLEVDIRPKLEGGVVVICDRYVLSSLAYQSLSVDRRWLEQINSKTIVPDLTVYLQVPPLVAERRRNQARWHVELYEETPQLEKVAEHYLDAIAELRRRGQRVEVIDGNRPMREVHRDIVALVKPLLTTKAGSARKRRQPPAGGLRLDMPLSDGADDEREVMGVGAKEVVVR comes from the coding sequence ATGGAGAAAGGCAAGTTCATCGTCATCGAGGGGATAGACGGTTCCGGCGTTACTACCGAAGCCGTGAAACTGAAAGAGTACATAGCCATGAAGCTCAATCTCCCGGTCCATCTGACCAAGGAGCCGACTGACGGTCCGGTGGGCGGGCTCATACGGACGATCCTCGCCAAGCGGGTCGGCGCCCCGTCCCACAATGGGAAATTCGAGAGCATCGACCCGAGGTGCCTGGCGCTACTATTCGCTGCGGACCGCGTGGACCACCTCGAGGTTGACATCCGACCCAAGCTGGAGGGAGGCGTGGTGGTCATCTGCGACAGGTACGTCCTCTCCTCCCTCGCCTACCAGTCACTCAGCGTGGACAGGCGATGGCTCGAACAAATAAACTCCAAGACCATCGTTCCGGATTTGACGGTCTACCTGCAGGTTCCACCGCTGGTGGCGGAACGCAGACGAAACCAAGCAAGATGGCACGTTGAACTGTACGAAGAGACGCCTCAGCTCGAGAAGGTGGCCGAGCATTACCTCGACGCCATCGCTGAGCTACGGCGGCGAGGACAGAGAGTTGAGGTCATCGACGGCAACAGGCCGATGCGGGAGGTACACCGCGACATCGTGGCGCTGGTGAAACCGCTCCTGACAACCAAGGCTGGTTCGGCGCGCAAGAGAAGACAGCCGCCTGCTGGTGGGCTGCGGCTGGACATGCCGCTTTCAGACGGCGCGGACGACGAGCGCGAGGTGATGGGAGTGGGTGCGAAGGAGGTCGTGGTGCGGTGA
- a CDS encoding aminotransferase class I/II-fold pyridoxal phosphate-dependent enzyme, with the protein MRIEPFSIERWFGRYEFTARYNIAASSIEPFTLAELEEICGAEALRGDAPVSLGYTDSRGIPELRQEIAKMYPGRGSENVLVTTGAIEANFLVFAALLEPGDIVISEFPAYQQLYEVPRSQGADVKLWRLDEAQGFRPDISELEALVAQGAKMIVINHPHNPTGAPIDAGSMAAVCDIAEQLEAVLVSDEVYRGLSLSDSVASPSAQRFSDSAVSIGSMSKAYGLPGLRIGWIVGPEEIIEKCSILRDYTSICPAGPSQLLALAALRSADKVLARSRSIARRNLSTLNEWLRENSGLVRCVLPREGVVVFVRYAADAPSLEIAEELVKEDGVLVVPGSCFEMEGYLRIGFGGNASVLETGLDLLSKKLASLT; encoded by the coding sequence ATGAGGATAGAGCCGTTCTCCATCGAAAGATGGTTTGGCCGCTACGAGTTCACGGCGCGATACAACATCGCCGCTAGCTCGATAGAGCCTTTCACCCTGGCAGAACTGGAGGAGATCTGTGGGGCCGAAGCGCTGCGCGGAGACGCGCCCGTCAGCTTGGGGTACACGGATAGCCGCGGGATCCCGGAGCTGCGGCAGGAGATTGCCAAGATGTATCCCGGTCGCGGTTCGGAAAACGTCCTCGTCACGACGGGCGCCATTGAGGCGAACTTCCTCGTCTTCGCGGCATTGCTGGAGCCGGGCGATATCGTGATCTCGGAGTTCCCGGCCTACCAGCAGCTGTATGAGGTCCCGCGGTCCCAGGGAGCTGATGTCAAGCTGTGGCGCTTGGACGAGGCACAGGGCTTCAGACCGGACATCTCGGAGCTCGAGGCTCTGGTTGCACAGGGTGCGAAGATGATCGTTATCAACCACCCTCATAACCCGACAGGCGCGCCCATAGACGCGGGCAGCATGGCTGCGGTATGCGATATCGCGGAGCAACTCGAGGCCGTGCTCGTGTCGGACGAGGTGTACAGGGGCTTGTCCCTGTCAGACAGCGTGGCATCGCCGTCCGCCCAGAGATTCTCCGACAGCGCGGTGAGCATCGGCAGCATGTCGAAGGCATATGGGCTTCCCGGCCTCCGTATAGGTTGGATAGTCGGTCCCGAAGAGATAATAGAGAAGTGCTCGATCCTCCGTGACTACACTTCCATATGCCCCGCAGGACCATCGCAGCTTCTCGCGCTTGCTGCGCTCCGCAGCGCAGACAAGGTGCTCGCCCGAAGCCGGTCAATAGCTCGAAGGAATCTCTCCACGCTCAATGAGTGGCTCCGGGAGAATTCCGGGCTTGTCAGGTGCGTCCTTCCGAGGGAAGGTGTGGTCGTCTTCGTGAGATACGCCGCCGATGCGCCTTCCCTTGAGATAGCCGAGGAATTGGTGAAGGAGGACGGAGTCTTGGTGGTGCCGGGGTCATGCTTTGAGATGGAAGGGTATCTCAGGATAGGATTCGGCGGGAACGCGAGTGTCCTCGAAACCGGGCTCGACCTATTGTCGAAGAAGCTCGCCTCGCTGACATGA
- a CDS encoding F0F1 ATP synthase subunit epsilon, which translates to MSKTMRLEVVTPDRMEFSGDVESVIAPTVSGYIGILPGHIPLIARLAVGVLTVRTGASRLTLAVSEGYMEVSPRKVIVLAEAAEMPGEIDVERALSAKRRAEEILATSREHVVLARARASLQKAVNRLKVAKHKNGGGKGSSSAPEKIGGD; encoded by the coding sequence GTGTCCAAGACAATGCGGCTTGAGGTCGTAACGCCTGACAGAATGGAGTTCTCAGGTGACGTGGAATCGGTCATAGCTCCGACAGTGTCCGGGTACATCGGGATCCTTCCCGGCCACATACCCTTGATCGCAAGGCTCGCGGTGGGAGTGCTCACGGTGCGGACGGGAGCTTCCCGGCTCACCTTGGCGGTGAGCGAAGGATACATGGAGGTCTCACCGCGCAAGGTCATCGTCCTAGCGGAGGCTGCAGAGATGCCGGGGGAGATCGACGTCGAGCGGGCTCTCTCGGCCAAGCGGCGGGCCGAGGAGATCCTAGCCACTAGCAGGGAACACGTGGTGTTGGCACGCGCCCGGGCGTCCCTTCAGAAGGCCGTCAACCGCCTCAAAGTTGCGAAACACAAGAACGGAGGCGGAAAGGGATCTTCGTCTGCGCCGGAGAAAATAGGAGGAGATTAG